The following are encoded together in the Acidobacteriota bacterium genome:
- a CDS encoding ribbon-helix-helix protein, CopG family produces MVRIQIRLPEELARALKEQARLEARPMADLVRECVADYMARGSLSDRAELAGRARGLAGRFRSRCPDLAEEHDRYLEEVFDS; encoded by the coding sequence ATGGTCAGGATCCAGATTCGATTGCCTGAGGAATTGGCGCGTGCGCTGAAGGAGCAGGCCCGGCTTGAGGCCCGACCAATGGCCGATCTGGTGCGCGAGTGCGTGGCCGACTACATGGCTCGAGGGTCGCTGTCGGACCGTGCCGAGCTAGCCGGTCGCGCGCGCGGGCTCGCCGGGAGGTTCCGTTCCAGATGTCCGGATCTGGCGGAAGAACATGACCGCTATCTGGAAGAAGTCTTCGATTCATGA